One region of Desulfovibrio sp. JC022 genomic DNA includes:
- a CDS encoding radical SAM protein has product MGYSYIFGPVFSGRIGRSLGLDLLGRRVCSMDCVYCEVGKTDLLTGERDVYVPAADILNELEKWKQEGHQPPEVITLGGLGEPTLNSEMPEIIRGVKKLFPSMPVAVLTNATAMTDTEVRKELLEADVVLPSMDSLVASEFRAINRPCRGIDPTSIAKALIEFRKEFNGKIFLEVLLSRGYNDSDENLTLMKEFCTELAPDRIDVVTLSRPGTLEKAGPVDSETLGRWKKVLDAAPCKDRDCEPDTDAKKRSGDETIAHVQGDGSHAFDRIQASIMRRPQTAQQLAGALDIPLERVEQVLTELEKSGRLHVKQTGNEIYYDCRLDGDT; this is encoded by the coding sequence ATGGGTTATAGCTATATCTTCGGGCCGGTTTTTTCCGGCAGAATAGGGCGTTCACTGGGGCTGGACCTGCTTGGACGCAGGGTTTGCTCCATGGATTGTGTATATTGCGAAGTGGGCAAGACTGATCTGCTCACCGGTGAACGCGATGTTTATGTACCTGCGGCTGATATTCTTAATGAACTTGAGAAATGGAAGCAGGAGGGGCATCAGCCGCCCGAGGTGATTACCCTTGGAGGACTCGGGGAACCGACCCTCAACTCTGAAATGCCCGAAATTATTCGCGGCGTAAAAAAACTTTTCCCGTCCATGCCTGTGGCCGTGCTGACAAACGCGACCGCCATGACGGACACCGAAGTGAGAAAGGAACTGCTGGAAGCCGATGTGGTGCTTCCTTCAATGGATTCCCTTGTTGCTTCGGAATTCAGGGCCATAAACAGACCTTGTAGGGGAATTGACCCTACTTCGATTGCTAAAGCCCTGATCGAATTCCGCAAGGAGTTCAACGGTAAGATTTTTCTGGAAGTGCTCCTTTCACGGGGATACAACGATTCGGATGAAAACCTAACTCTTATGAAGGAATTCTGTACCGAACTTGCCCCGGACCGCATTGATGTGGTCACTCTTTCGCGTCCAGGTACTCTGGAGAAGGCCGGTCCGGTTGATTCCGAGACCCTAGGCCGCTGGAAAAAGGTTCTTGATGCCGCGCCCTGTAAAGATAGGGATTGCGAACCAGATACCGACGCAAAGAAAAGGAGCGGTGATGAGACCATAGCCCATGTGCAGGGCGATGGCTCCCACGCATTTGACCGGATTCAGGCTTCTATCATGCGCAGGCCGCAGACAGCGCAACAGCTCGCCGGAGCACTTGATATTCCCTTGGAGAGGGTGGAACAGGTACTCACGGAACTGGAAAAAAGCGGCAGACTGCACGTCAAGCAGACAGGAAATGAGATCTATTACGATTGCAGGCTTGACGGAGATACATGA